A region of Epinephelus fuscoguttatus linkage group LG1, E.fuscoguttatus.final_Chr_v1 DNA encodes the following proteins:
- the si:ch73-15b2.5 gene encoding rho guanine nucleotide exchange factor 19 isoform X2: MRTLDLKNVRCAHVPELFSVPLDEVDSPTLSPEEDQDGSTEGAADPAEEEMSITFQSKYINFFPLYQDYCLQEVKDNLHRLSKSYVSELIAPQYLQGLQSRLVAQCSDVPAPLKLKPPKATESSSPPQPVKVTPCTLWQDLEEVKASGLLSSLTNREIRLQESTFELIGSEASYLRSLGVAVNHFCASKALRKTLNQMEHHILFSNIRRVMAASEKFLMDLETRLGESVLISEVGDIVLKHCPEFRSLYVPYVTNMMYQETLVNQLLQQNRDFLYSIKKLESDPVCQRRSLKSFLVLPFQRITRIKLLLESILKLTDPGSDSISNLKKAIEAIHEIVAECDNGVQKMKQIEELVCLEMLLHFGKVKSVPLVVSGRFLVHQGPMRQLTVEAGHNSRVSYTSVYLHLFNDLLIISTKKDRRFTVLDHADFPTHVHVQNLKTEVLGLPPDSFLLHISQSQTGQPTAMILAARTRSDKEAWMEALSSKK; this comes from the exons ATGCGAACATTGGATTTAAAAAACGTACGCTGTGCACATGTGCCTGAGTTGTTCTCAGTGCCTCTAGATGAGGTGGACAGTCCAACTTTGTCTCCAGAGGAGGATCAGGATGGAAGTACAGAAGG GGCCGCAGATCCAGCTGAGGAGGAAATGAGCATAACATTCCAGTCAAAGTACATTAATTTTT TCCCACTGTATCAGGACTACTGTCTGCAGGAGGTGAAAGACAATCTGCACAGGCTGAGCAAGAGTTATGTGTCTGAGCTGATAGCACCTCAGTATCTGCAGGGTCTGCAGTCCCGTCTTGTCGCTCAGTGCAGCGATGTGCCTGCTCCCCTTAAGTTAAAGCCTCCTAAAGCAACTGAATCCTCATCTCCACCTCAGCCTGTCAAGGTGACTCCGTGTACCCTTTGGCAAGATCTAGAGGAAGTGAAGGCGTCCGGCCTGCTCAGCAGCCTGACCAACAGGGAGATTCGCCTTCAGGAG TCAACGTTTGAGTTGATCGGCTCTGAAGCGTCTTACCTAAGGAGCCTCGGAGTTGCTGTCAATCATTTCTGTGCATCCAAGGCACTGAGGAAGACCCTGAATCAAATGGAgcatcacattttgttttccaaCATTCGTCGCGTGATGGCAGCCAGTGAAAA GTTTCTGATGGATCTGGAAACTCGACTGGGAGAGAGTGTGTTGATATCTGAGGTTGGAGACATCGTGCTGAAACACTGCCCAGAGTTTCGCAGCCTCTATGTGCCATATGTGACTAACATGATGTACCAAGAGACTCTTGTCAACCAGCTGTT GCAGCAGAACAGAGACTTCCTGTATTCAATCAAGAAGCTTGAGAGTGACCCAGTGTGTCAAAGACGGAGCCTCAAGTCGTTCCTTGTCCTCCCCTTTCAGAGGATTACACGTATTAAACTCCTCCTAGAG AGCATCCTGAAGCTGACTGATCCAGGCTCCGACTCCATTTCAAATCTCAAAAAAGCAATAGAAGCCATTCATGAG ATCGTGGCCGAGTGTGACAACGGggtccaaaaaatgaaacaaattgaGGAGCTGGTCTGTCTGGaaatgctgctgcattttggcaAAGTTAAG TCAGTCCCTCTGGTTGTAAGCGGGCGGTTTCTGGTGCACCAGGGTCCCATGAGACAGCTGACTGTGGAGGCAGGTCACAACTCGAGAGTGTCATACACCAGCGTCTACCTCCACCTCTTCAATGACCTTTTGATCATCTCCACGAAAAA GGACCGGAGGTTCACAGTTCTGGATCATGCTGACTTCCCCACACATGTGCATGTTCAGAATCTGAAGACTGAGGTCCTGGGTCTACCCCCAGATTCCTTCCTGTTGCACATCTCTCAAAGTCAAACCGGACAGCCCACCGCCATGATACTTGCTGCACGCACAAG
- the si:ch73-15b2.5 gene encoding rho guanine nucleotide exchange factor 19 isoform X1, translating to MAQFDCTDENSWSSGILNTLKSYVGDPVSNLISQIRNMETKEQLSLGFSPPETDSAQDTGDPEESSDFLLNQLEECSPPTDISSALRSVALMRTLDLKNVRCAHVPELFSVPLDEVDSPTLSPEEDQDGSTEGAADPAEEEMSITFQSKYINFFPLYQDYCLQEVKDNLHRLSKSYVSELIAPQYLQGLQSRLVAQCSDVPAPLKLKPPKATESSSPPQPVKVTPCTLWQDLEEVKASGLLSSLTNREIRLQESTFELIGSEASYLRSLGVAVNHFCASKALRKTLNQMEHHILFSNIRRVMAASEKFLMDLETRLGESVLISEVGDIVLKHCPEFRSLYVPYVTNMMYQETLVNQLLQQNRDFLYSIKKLESDPVCQRRSLKSFLVLPFQRITRIKLLLESILKLTDPGSDSISNLKKAIEAIHEIVAECDNGVQKMKQIEELVCLEMLLHFGKVKSVPLVVSGRFLVHQGPMRQLTVEAGHNSRVSYTSVYLHLFNDLLIISTKKDRRFTVLDHADFPTHVHVQNLKTEVLGLPPDSFLLHISQSQTGQPTAMILAARTRSDKEAWMEALSSKK from the exons ATGGCTCAATTTGACTGCACAGATGAAAACAGTTGGAGCAGCGGCATACTCAACACTCTAAAGTCCTACGTTGGAGATCCAGTGAGTAATTTGATATCACAGATACGAAACATGGAGACAAAGGAGCAGCTTTCCTTAGGGTTTTCTCCTCCAGAAACTGACAGTGCACAGGACACTGGAGACCCAGAGGAGAGCAGTGACTTCCTCCTGAACCAGCTTGAGGAGTGCAG TCCACCCACAGACATATCTTCAGCTCTCAGGTCCGTGGCTTTAATGCGAACATTGGATTTAAAAAACGTACGCTGTGCACATGTGCCTGAGTTGTTCTCAGTGCCTCTAGATGAGGTGGACAGTCCAACTTTGTCTCCAGAGGAGGATCAGGATGGAAGTACAGAAGG GGCCGCAGATCCAGCTGAGGAGGAAATGAGCATAACATTCCAGTCAAAGTACATTAATTTTT TCCCACTGTATCAGGACTACTGTCTGCAGGAGGTGAAAGACAATCTGCACAGGCTGAGCAAGAGTTATGTGTCTGAGCTGATAGCACCTCAGTATCTGCAGGGTCTGCAGTCCCGTCTTGTCGCTCAGTGCAGCGATGTGCCTGCTCCCCTTAAGTTAAAGCCTCCTAAAGCAACTGAATCCTCATCTCCACCTCAGCCTGTCAAGGTGACTCCGTGTACCCTTTGGCAAGATCTAGAGGAAGTGAAGGCGTCCGGCCTGCTCAGCAGCCTGACCAACAGGGAGATTCGCCTTCAGGAG TCAACGTTTGAGTTGATCGGCTCTGAAGCGTCTTACCTAAGGAGCCTCGGAGTTGCTGTCAATCATTTCTGTGCATCCAAGGCACTGAGGAAGACCCTGAATCAAATGGAgcatcacattttgttttccaaCATTCGTCGCGTGATGGCAGCCAGTGAAAA GTTTCTGATGGATCTGGAAACTCGACTGGGAGAGAGTGTGTTGATATCTGAGGTTGGAGACATCGTGCTGAAACACTGCCCAGAGTTTCGCAGCCTCTATGTGCCATATGTGACTAACATGATGTACCAAGAGACTCTTGTCAACCAGCTGTT GCAGCAGAACAGAGACTTCCTGTATTCAATCAAGAAGCTTGAGAGTGACCCAGTGTGTCAAAGACGGAGCCTCAAGTCGTTCCTTGTCCTCCCCTTTCAGAGGATTACACGTATTAAACTCCTCCTAGAG AGCATCCTGAAGCTGACTGATCCAGGCTCCGACTCCATTTCAAATCTCAAAAAAGCAATAGAAGCCATTCATGAG ATCGTGGCCGAGTGTGACAACGGggtccaaaaaatgaaacaaattgaGGAGCTGGTCTGTCTGGaaatgctgctgcattttggcaAAGTTAAG TCAGTCCCTCTGGTTGTAAGCGGGCGGTTTCTGGTGCACCAGGGTCCCATGAGACAGCTGACTGTGGAGGCAGGTCACAACTCGAGAGTGTCATACACCAGCGTCTACCTCCACCTCTTCAATGACCTTTTGATCATCTCCACGAAAAA GGACCGGAGGTTCACAGTTCTGGATCATGCTGACTTCCCCACACATGTGCATGTTCAGAATCTGAAGACTGAGGTCCTGGGTCTACCCCCAGATTCCTTCCTGTTGCACATCTCTCAAAGTCAAACCGGACAGCCCACCGCCATGATACTTGCTGCACGCACAAG
- the ddi2 gene encoding protein DDI1 homolog 2 isoform X1, whose product MLVTVFCAPRDRPETTFALDVSPELELRDFVALCELESGIPAGEIQITYVEQPLKDPTRALGTYGVKDGDVVVLRQADRRPPPTQPAFPGLPHIDFRSITIPGTSSSTSQRGAIRPQQQQRAPPAPSSQPQPQQPQRASQSSTPMAFRGSSPQGLDDPALLQQMLLSNPHELSLLKERNPPLAEALLSGDLERFTKVLLEQQQDRAKREQERIRLLTADPFDLDAQAKIEEDIRQHNVEENMTIAMEEAPESFGQVVMLYINCKVNGHPVKAFVDSGAQMTIMSQACAERCNIMRLVDRRWAGIAKGVGTQKIIGRVHLAQVQIEGDFLPCSFSILEDQPMDMLLGLDMLKRHQCSIDLKKSVLLIGTTGTETRFLSEAELPECARLAYGAEGREDARPDEIADRELAEALQRSIQESDTADGQTTSPQPPPFTLPRTLDQMSSSTSPSQSPSSGQPQTLDRSQSAPAAMEQTLAPELCQDQPGLQELPLPSSSAEDAVSIPHQVHPQPLPVHSNSKVPPIPSPSTDVLPTFTPSADMTTESQCPDEREGEVQAGHAEGDAEADEMMTSPMLPQPEELSPIQPMEQEATESDVADATEACPSAPSQPDSVEMDSPAASQEVVSSERDQPEGEHCSSSDSIPSLAAALRELHELLVSNNRAHSQNRSASCSPSHPFRQETDEVAPGPCNPTPENTHPSTAITAGAEPSDAKANYAAAVSDEGPSKCLVPDLSGQDEHLGGDTAETVEEQGPPQCPDGSGERMVDRCGQDEGNNINSFQPEPEAPPDPAGDLEVREPPEGQQGRGVADGRASGTNTPDTLGLQTEHTFLSPLSMAVGSPEEVTSTSSPSTPPLAQAPQLTSPASPLPSPHPFIEQFPAEHIQRIQAAGFSAREAAEALEQAHGVVELALLALLARSITVPT is encoded by the exons ATGCTGGTCACCGTTTTCTGCGCGCCGAGGGATCGCCCAGAAACCACCTTCGCCCTCGATGTGTCCCCGGAGCTGGAGCTGAGAGACTTTGTAGCACTTTGTGAACTGGAATCAGGAATCCCAGCAGGGGAAATTCAG ATCACATATGTAGAACAGCCCCTAAAAGACCCTACTCGTGCCTTGGGGACCTATGGCGTTAAGGATGGAGATGTGGTGGTTCTCAGGCAAGCTGACAGAAGGCCACCACCAACTCAGCCAGCCTTTCCAG GTCTGCCCCATATTGACTTTCGTTCGATCACAATCCCCGGCACCTCTTCTTCAACTAGTCAACGCGGTGCCATAAggcctcagcagcagcaacggGCTCCACCTGCGCCCTCGTCGCAGCCACAGCCTCAGCAGCCACAGCGCGCCTCACAATCTTCCACGCCAATGGCCTTTCGTGGTTCCTCTCCTCAGGGGCTGGATGACCCTGCCTTACTCCAGCAGATGCTATTATCTAATCCACATGAGCTTTCACTCCTCAAGGAGCGAAACCCACCGCTTGCTGAGGCCCTGCTGAGCGGAGACTTAg AGCGTTTCACCAAAGTGCTGCTGGAGCAACAGCAGGATCGAGccaagagagagcaggagaggatCAGACTTCTGACTGCTGATCCTTTTGATTTGGATGCCCAAGCGAAGATTGAGGAGGACATCAG GCAGCACAATGTGGAAGAAAACATGACCATTGCAATGGAGGAGGCCCCAGAAAGCTTTGGACAGGTGGTTATGCTCTACATTAACTGCAAAGTCAATGGGCACCCTGTGAAAGCTTTTGTTGACTCAG GAGCCCAGATGACCATCATGAGCCAAGCGTGTGCTGAGCGCTGTAACATCATGCGGCTGGTGGACCGTCGTTGGGCGGGGATTGCCAAGGGAGTGGGCACCCAGAAGATCATTGGCAGAGTTCACTTGG CTCAGGTCCAGATAGAGGGGGACTTCCTCCCTTGTTCTTTCTCCATCTTGGAGGACCAGCCAATGGACATGCTGCTTGGCCTGGATATGCTGAAGAGACATCAG TGTTCGATTGACCTGAAGAAAAGCGTCCTTCTTATAGGCACTACAGGCACCGAGACTCGCTTCCTGTCTGAAGCAGAGCTGCCAGAGTGTGCCCGCCTGGCATACGGAGCAGAGGGGCGCGAAGACGCCCGTCCAGATGAGATAGCCGACAGAGAACTGGCAGAGGCACTTCAGAGGTCCATACAGGAAAGTG ACACTGCAGATGGACAAACTACCTCACCGCAGCCCCCACCATTTACATTACCCAGAACCTTAGACCAAATGTCctcatccacctccccttccCAGAGTCCTTCCTCTGGCCAGCCCCAAACTCTGGATCGCTCTCAGTCTGCCCCGGCCGCCATGGAGCAGACCTTAGCACCAGAGCTGTGCCAGGACCAACCTGGCCTCCAGGAGCTTCCTCTACCCTCGTCCTCAGCAGAGGATGCTGTTTCTATCCCGCACCAGGTCCACCCTCAGCCTCTGCCTGTCCATAGCAACTCCAAAGTGCCCCCTATCCCCAGTCCCTCAACAGACGTCCTCCCTACATTTACCCCTTCTGCGGACATGACGACAGAATCCCAGTGTCCTgatgagagagagggggaggtaCAGGCTGGCCATGCAGAGGGGGATGCTGAAGCAGATGAGATGATGACCAGCCCTATGCTTCCCCAACCAGAGGAACTCTCCCCCATTCAACCCATGGAGCAGGAGGCAACTGAGTCTGACGTCGCAGATGCCACAGAAGCCTGTCCGAGTGCTCCTAGCCAACCTGACTCGGTTGAAATGGACTCCCCCGCTGCCTCCCAGGAAGTAGTGTCCTCTGAGAGGGACCAGCCCGAAGGAGAGCACTGCTCCAGCTCTGACAGTATCCCGTCGCTGGCGGCCGCACTGAGGGAGCTACACGAGCTGCTGGTGTCAAACAATCGTGCTCATTCACAAAACCGCAGCGCCTCCTGCTCCCCTTCACATCCgttcagacaggaaacagacgAAGTGGCCCCCGGGCCATGCAACCCGACACCCGAAAACACCCACCCCTCTACTGCCATCACAGCCGGTGCAGAACCAAGCGATGCCAAAGCCAactatgctgctgctgtgtctgatGAGGGACCATCTAAGTGTCTTGTGCCTGACCTCTCTGGCCAGGATGAGCATCTGGGCGGGGATACAGCAGAGACTGTGGAGGAACAAGGACCACCGCAGTGTCCAGACGGCTCCggggagaggatggtggatagATGCGGGCAAGATGAAGGAAATAACATCAACAGTTTTCAGCCTGAGCCAGAGGCTCCTCCCGATCCTGCAGGGGACCTGGAGGTCAGGGAACCTCCTGAAGGGCAGCAGGGAAGAGGGGTTGCAGATGGACGAGCCTCTGGCACCAACACCCCAGACACTCTTGGCCTCCAGACTGAGCACACTTTCCTCAGCCCTCTGTCTATGGCAGTGGGCTCACCTGAGGAAGTCACGAGCACCTCCTCCCCTTCAACCCCTCCTCTGGCTCAGGCTCCACAGCTCACGTCTCCAGCCTCTCCCCTCCCTTCTCCGCATCCCTTTATAGAACAATTTCCAGCTGAGCACATCCAGAGAATCCAGGCAGCAGGCTTTTCTGCCAGGGAGGCTGCAGAGGCACTGGAACAAGCCCATGGGGTTGTGGAGCTGGCTCTGCTGGCTCTATTAGCTCGCAGTATCACTGTGCCCACCTAG
- the ddi2 gene encoding protein DDI1 homolog 2 isoform X2: MLVTVFCAPRDRPETTFALDVSPELELRDFVALCELESGIPAGEIQITYVEQPLKDPTRALGTYGVKDGDVVVLRQADRRPPPTQPAFPGLPHIDFRSITIPGTSSSTSQRGAIRPQQQQRAPPAPSSQPQPQQPQRASQSSTPMAFRGSSPQGLDDPALLQQMLLSNPHELSLLKERNPPLAEALLSGDLERFTKVLLEQQQDRAKREQERIRLLTADPFDLDAQAKIEEDIRQHNVEENMTIAMEEAPESFGQVVMLYINCKVNGHPVKAFVDSGAQMTIMSQACAERCNIMRLVDRRWAGIAKGVGTQKIIGRVHLAQVQIEGDFLPCSFSILEDQPMDMLLGLDMLKRHQCSIDLKKSVLLIGTTGTETRFLSEAELPECARLAYGAEGREDARPDEIADRELAEALQRSIQESGQH, encoded by the exons ATGCTGGTCACCGTTTTCTGCGCGCCGAGGGATCGCCCAGAAACCACCTTCGCCCTCGATGTGTCCCCGGAGCTGGAGCTGAGAGACTTTGTAGCACTTTGTGAACTGGAATCAGGAATCCCAGCAGGGGAAATTCAG ATCACATATGTAGAACAGCCCCTAAAAGACCCTACTCGTGCCTTGGGGACCTATGGCGTTAAGGATGGAGATGTGGTGGTTCTCAGGCAAGCTGACAGAAGGCCACCACCAACTCAGCCAGCCTTTCCAG GTCTGCCCCATATTGACTTTCGTTCGATCACAATCCCCGGCACCTCTTCTTCAACTAGTCAACGCGGTGCCATAAggcctcagcagcagcaacggGCTCCACCTGCGCCCTCGTCGCAGCCACAGCCTCAGCAGCCACAGCGCGCCTCACAATCTTCCACGCCAATGGCCTTTCGTGGTTCCTCTCCTCAGGGGCTGGATGACCCTGCCTTACTCCAGCAGATGCTATTATCTAATCCACATGAGCTTTCACTCCTCAAGGAGCGAAACCCACCGCTTGCTGAGGCCCTGCTGAGCGGAGACTTAg AGCGTTTCACCAAAGTGCTGCTGGAGCAACAGCAGGATCGAGccaagagagagcaggagaggatCAGACTTCTGACTGCTGATCCTTTTGATTTGGATGCCCAAGCGAAGATTGAGGAGGACATCAG GCAGCACAATGTGGAAGAAAACATGACCATTGCAATGGAGGAGGCCCCAGAAAGCTTTGGACAGGTGGTTATGCTCTACATTAACTGCAAAGTCAATGGGCACCCTGTGAAAGCTTTTGTTGACTCAG GAGCCCAGATGACCATCATGAGCCAAGCGTGTGCTGAGCGCTGTAACATCATGCGGCTGGTGGACCGTCGTTGGGCGGGGATTGCCAAGGGAGTGGGCACCCAGAAGATCATTGGCAGAGTTCACTTGG CTCAGGTCCAGATAGAGGGGGACTTCCTCCCTTGTTCTTTCTCCATCTTGGAGGACCAGCCAATGGACATGCTGCTTGGCCTGGATATGCTGAAGAGACATCAG TGTTCGATTGACCTGAAGAAAAGCGTCCTTCTTATAGGCACTACAGGCACCGAGACTCGCTTCCTGTCTGAAGCAGAGCTGCCAGAGTGTGCCCGCCTGGCATACGGAGCAGAGGGGCGCGAAGACGCCCGTCCAGATGAGATAGCCGACAGAGAACTGGCAGAGGCACTTCAGAGGTCCATACAGGAAAGTG GACAGCACTGA
- the si:ch73-361p23.3 gene encoding tumor necrosis factor receptor superfamily member 4, with product MVLLKLLIVTLTFYQLVVLDAQKCPKGQRRTHGRAAQPCEDCPTGYYNPEDNDSHACKPCRKCDSNYGSAVKEACTKETNTKCQCRGEFVPAESDSSTCKCEIGFGLKSEECSKCEHGYFSTRINTPCRKWKECKSGEKTAGSNTADVICNPDLESNPSINTTSTSNKIVTLIKRLTTQRPTPRIITTTTTPTTTPTSITTAALGHKVSPTSKGQPPHTPDTAAYIGPGMTLLILGIIGLLVLTAVTCKLNVTSQPAVPQKDSLCRRPVEESGDGSLSSLKLNPVE from the exons ATGGTTCTGCTCAAACTGCTTATAGTCACTTTAACTTTTTATCAGCTCGTTGTTTTGGATGCTCAGAAATGCCCAAAAG GTCAAAGACGAACACATGGCAGAGCTGCACAACCTTGTGAAGACTGCCCCACTGGATATTATAATCCTGAAGATAACGATTCCCACGCCTGCAAACCATGTAGAAAGTGTGATAGCA aTTATGGAAGTGCCGTTAAAGAGGCGTGCACgaaagagacaaacacaaaatgtcAGTGCCGTGGAGAATTCGTTCCCGCGGAGAGTGATTCTTCCACTTGCAAATGTGAAATTGGATTTGGACTAAAATCTGAAG AATGTTCAAAATGTGAACACGGATATTTCAGCACACGCATCAACACGCCCTGTCGAAAATGGAAAGA ATGTAAATCAGGAGAGAAAACTGCAGGAAGCAACACCGCAGATGTCATCTGTAATCCAGATTTGGAGAGTAACCCTTCCATCAATACAACCtccacatcaaataaaattgttACTCTAATTAAACGTTTAACAACCCAGCGTCCAACTCCGAGGATAATTACCACCACCACTACCCCAACTACCACCCCCACCTCCATCACCACAGCTGCTCTGGGACACAAAGTCTCCCCAACGAGCAAAGGGCAGCCTCCCCACACGCCAGACACAGCCGCCTACATTGGTCCAG GTATGACCCTCCTCATATTGGGAATTATTGGACTGCTCGTACTGACCGCTGTGACCTGCAAGCTGAACGTTACCTCTCAACCAGCTGTACCAC aaaaGGACTCATTGTGTCGAAGGCCGGTTGAGGAAAGTGGTGATGGCAGCCTGTCCTCTCTCAAACTGAATCCTGTGGAGTGA